ATCATCACTTGTGCTAAAAGGTGTAACCTTTACGACAAAGCTATAGAGTGGTTCGAGAGGATGTACAAAACTGGTTTGATGCCTGATGAGGTGACTTACTCAGCGATTCTCGATGTTTACTCCAAGTCAGGGAAAGTTGAGGAGGTTCTTAGTTTGTACGAGAGAGCTGTAGCTACGGGGTGGAAGCCTGATGCTATAGCGTTCTCTGTGTTGGGGAAAATGTTTGGTGAAGCGGGGGATTACGATGGGATAAGGTATGTGTTGCAGGAGATGAAGTCTATGGATGTGAAGCCTAATGTGGTTGTGTACAATACTTTGTTGGAGGCTATGGGGAGAGCAGGGAAGCCTGGTTTGGCGAGGAGTTTGTTTAATGAGATGCTCGAGTCTGGTTTGGCTCCGAATGAGAAGACTTTGACAGCTCTTGTGAAGATTTATGGGAAGGCTAGGTGGGCTAAAGACGCGCTTCAGCTTTGGGAGGAGATGAAGGCGAAGAAGTGGCCTATGGATTTCATTTTGTACAACACTTTGTTGAATATGTGTGCTGATATTGGATTGGAGGAAGAAGCGGAGAGGCTGTTTGCTGATATGAAGGAGTCTGGGGGATGTAAGCCTGATAGTTTTAGTTACACGGCGATGCTGAATATATATGGGAGCGGTGGGAAAGCTGAGAAGGCGATGAAGCTGTTTGAAGAGATGTTGGAAGCTGGGGTTCAGGTTAATGTGATGGGTTGCACTTGTTTGGTTCAGTGCTTGGGGAAGGCTAAAAGGATCGATGATTTGGTTAGTGTGTTTGAGACGTCGGTTCAGAGAGGAGTTAAGCCTGATGATAGGCTTTGTGGGTGTCTTCTTTCGGTTATGGCCTTGTGTGAGAGTAGTGAAGATGCTGAGAAGGTTATGGGTTGTTTGGGGAGAGCTAACGAGAAGCTGGTTGCATTTGTGAAGCTGGTCATAGACGAGAAAACTGAATTTGAGACGGTAAAAGAAGAGTTCAAGTTAGTGATCAACGGGACTCAAGTGGAGGCAAGAAGGCCCTTCTGCAACTGCTTGATAGACATATGCAGAGGCAAGAAGCAGCAGGAGAGAGCTCATGAGCTTCTTTATTTAGGAACACTCTTTGGTCTATATCCGGGACTACACAACAAGACTGTAAAAGAATGGAGCTTAGACGTGAGGTCGTTATCAGTCGGTGCAGCTGAGACAGCTCTAGAAGAGTGGATGAGAACGCTTGCCAACATTGTTAGACGCCGAGAGGATCTTCCCGAGGTGTTCTTGGCGCAAACTGGGACAGGAACTCACAGATTCTCACAGGGCTTGGCAAACTCTTTCGCCTCTCATTTGGAGCAGCTGGCTGCACCTTTCAAACCGAGTGATAGGGCGGGTGTCTTTGTCGCTACAAAGGAGGATTTGGTGTCTTGGTTGGAATCGAAGTTTCCACCTTTAGTTGCTTCTCAAGCATAATACGTTATCCATCTGTAACGTTATTTATACTGTAATAGCATATTGAATCTTCTGATAaagtttcaatatttttgtatcaTCACCAAGGAAGAAGGAATCAAATTAGTTATTTCCAGTCTTTGCTTTTCTTCAAATGATTTGAACTTTTCTTAAAGATTCATGCAAAAAGCTCTCAACTCACAAAAGTAAACAACATTTCCATCAGTCTAAGCTGTcttacacacacacatacacacctCTCAGCTATTATATTAGAGGATTCTTCTTAGCTTAGCAGCGCCAGCTATTCTGTCGCTTGGCATCATACGCTGCACCATCGCTGAGCATATCTTGAGCATCACTCTCCATTCCAAGCTTGGAGAGTGCTAAAGCCTGCAAGTAAAAAGCTGTGGGCCATTCAGGTATGCACACCTGAGCCTGCATTGCATCTCTCAGTGCAAGCTCCTGTTGGTCTGTCATTAAGTAGGAGAAAGCACGTCTGGCAAAGACCGTTGCAGAAGGAACCGGCATGATCCCCACCAACTAGAAACAGGAGAGATACCAGAGTTAAAGAGATCCTTGTTGGAAAACACAAAGAGTTATGGATATGTGTTTTTTCTCACCTTTGAGTAGTACTCAATGGAGTTCTTGAAATCCTTGTCTCGGAAAGCAATGTCCCCAAACTTTTTCATGTTGAGCATTTCCTGAACTTGTTGTGTCCACTCTTGAAATGAAAgctcattctctgcaccttctTCATCTTTGTAACCAGTTTTAAGCAAAATGTCGTGCACTGCCGCGAGGTCCATCTTTGAACAAGCCTTTCCCAGAGGAGAAAGCATAGTTGGTAATATTACAGCGTTCTTTGGCAAGCCCATCAACACATGAGAGGCAACCTAAGCAACAAAAGTGAAACCAAAGTCAACAATTTGGACATAAAGAGATTCAAGAAATCGTCAGTTACATGATATATTCTTATAaacctcttctttcttttgcaGTGGTGCCACTGCAGAGAGAAGAAACTTGGTGTCAGGTCGTTCTTTGGCCTCAGATTGAAGGCATTTTGAAGCAAGCTCAACTAGTTTAGTCGCATCATCACTCTCATATTGCCCTTCCAGAGATGAATCCATCAATAGCAACGCGTTCTTCCCCCTTATTATATCAAGAGCCTGAATATGAACATCATCAACTCATTCATTTAAGATAACCATAAAGAGAAAAACTTCCCAATGAGTGAATAAACTATAAAGCTGGAGACACATTACATGGGTAGGTGGAATGTGTTTGCCGCTTAAAAGATCTAAAAGAATAGTTCCATAACTGAAGATCACACTTTCAGGAATGACTCTACCTGCAAAAAGAAGGCAGAAACCTTTAAATCTTCTAATAAAGAATTGGTTTGTCTTCAAGATCAAGAATGTTACCTGTACGCAAGAACTCAGGTGGAGTATAAGCTAAGTTGGTACTGTAGCTTTTACCATCTCTACTGTTCTTCATAAGACCAAATGTTGAGAGACGAGGATCACCTTCCTCGTCAAAGAGGATTCTGTATGCATTCAGATCATGATAGATCTTTCTGTTCTCGTTGTAGCAGTGATCAAGTGCTTGTGCAATATAGTCTGCAATTCGAACACGCATTTCCCATGGAAGTGGCTGCTTTTCCCCTGCAAAACAAAGACATAAAGAAGAGAGTAAAGAATctaaaagagtttttaaaaaggGATCTTATAACATAAAAGAATGATAAGGCTCTCTTACAATGAAAGAGATGCTTTGAGAGAGTATCATTAGGCATATACTCAGCTACCAACAACCTCTCGTCTCCTTCTGCGCAACAGCCAATCAAACTTACTAATCTCTTGTTTCTAAGCTTCCCAACACCAGTTGCTTCCACCTGTTTTTCACAAGTCAACCAAGGTCAACACAAGAGTAAAATCCAACACAACTCTTGTGAACAGCATAGTCGGATCCTAGGATTAAAAAGCAGCTTTACACCCAAAGTTAAAAGCTTTTCTCAGACACAGGGAATCATATTCtctcttacaaaaaaaagatgatgtCTTTATCCCTTTCTGTAACTAATAGCCACTCCTTTCACTAGTCTATGAGATTCTTCATTAATCATTCAATAAACAAGTTACCAAACAACAAATCCTGCATCAACCTTTCTGATATTTCTTACCACAAATTGCTGAGCATCAGGCCAAGACTGCCTAGAGAATCGCTTGATGGCTACAAGATGGTTTCCTTCAAGCTTCCCTCTGTAGACCACATTGGGAGCTTTCTCTCCACCTTCAGAGACAATGCAGCTAGGGCTAAACCCATTGGTTGCTTTCCTCAGCTCAGTCAGATCAAACTCTTTGAAATTTTGGTTCTCCTGCTCCACTTGGTCCCCATTCACTGTTTAAACACATAGCCCAAAAAGGCAATTAGTCTAAACAAGAGTTTAGTTCCAAAAAGGTAGAGACTTTACAACTTTTGTCTCTACTTTAAGCCTtaacaaaccttaaacccaTAGATTAAAGCAAACCCATTTATAAAGAGGAACCAAATCTGCAGATTTAGCAGGGAGCAAAAGGAAATGTGAGTTCTTGGAAGCTGAGAGATGATGAGTACCTGACTCTGGTTTGGTTGGAGCTGATGGATCATCAGAAGAAGGTAGATTAGCTGTTTTGGAATGTAAGCAAcccatctttctctctttctttagtTTTGTCTCACTT
This genomic interval from Brassica napus cultivar Da-Ae chromosome A6, Da-Ae, whole genome shotgun sequence contains the following:
- the LOC106400831 gene encoding serine/threonine-protein kinase BSK2; translation: MGCLHSKTANLPSSDDPSAPTKPESVNGDQVEQENQNFKEFDLTELRKATNGFSPSCIVSEGGEKAPNVVYRGKLEGNHLVAIKRFSRQSWPDAQQFVVEATGVGKLRNKRLVSLIGCCAEGDERLLVAEYMPNDTLSKHLFHWEKQPLPWEMRVRIADYIAQALDHCYNENRKIYHDLNAYRILFDEEGDPRLSTFGLMKNSRDGKSYSTNLAYTPPEFLRTGRVIPESVIFSYGTILLDLLSGKHIPPTHALDIIRGKNALLLMDSSLEGQYESDDATKLVELASKCLQSEAKERPDTKFLLSAVAPLQKKEEVASHVLMGLPKNAVILPTMLSPLGKACSKMDLAAVHDILLKTGYKDEEGAENELSFQEWTQQVQEMLNMKKFGDIAFRDKDFKNSIEYYSKLVGIMPVPSATVFARRAFSYLMTDQQELALRDAMQAQVCIPEWPTAFYLQALALSKLGMESDAQDMLSDGAAYDAKRQNSWRC
- the LOC106400830 gene encoding pentatricopeptide repeat-containing protein At5g46580, chloroplastic → MATVLSTSIDVCFNPQYSDTKKHSLFSKPSSLRQSRTRKLTISCSSTKQPKTLEEEPITKTPSLSEQLKPLSATTLRQEQQTHVLSKPKSVWVNPTRPKRSVLSLQRQKRSAYSYNPQIKDLRAFAQKLNSSGFAEKSEFLALLDEIPHPPSRDNALLVLNSLREWQKTHIFFDWVKAKNLFPMETIFYNVTMKSLRFGRQFQLIEAMAVEMVEDGVELDNITYSTIITCAKRCNLYDKAIEWFERMYKTGLMPDEVTYSAILDVYSKSGKVEEVLSLYERAVATGWKPDAIAFSVLGKMFGEAGDYDGIRYVLQEMKSMDVKPNVVVYNTLLEAMGRAGKPGLARSLFNEMLESGLAPNEKTLTALVKIYGKARWAKDALQLWEEMKAKKWPMDFILYNTLLNMCADIGLEEEAERLFADMKESGGCKPDSFSYTAMLNIYGSGGKAEKAMKLFEEMLEAGVQVNVMGCTCLVQCLGKAKRIDDLVSVFETSVQRGVKPDDRLCGCLLSVMALCESSEDAEKVMGCLGRANEKLVAFVKLVIDEKTEFETVKEEFKLVINGTQVEARRPFCNCLIDICRGKKQQERAHELLYLGTLFGLYPGLHNKTVKEWSLDVRSLSVGAAETALEEWMRTLANIVRRREDLPEVFLAQTGTGTHRFSQGLANSFASHLEQLAAPFKPSDRAGVFVATKEDLVSWLESKFPPLVASQA